The DNA region GAGCGAGCCGGCCCCGGCCATCGCCGATGCCCGGGAGGAATGCGAATCGGGGGCGCACGCGCCCGGCGGCGATGCCCGCGCGCTCGGAGCCTGCGACCTGCTGCTGCGCAGCGGAGGACTGGGCGAGGAGGCCCGCGCCCGTGTCCTGACAAACCGTGGCGTCAATCTCGTGCGCCGCGGCAATGCGCGCGCGGCGATCACCGATCTCGATGCAGCCGGCGAGCTGCTCCCGCAGTCGGGCGCGGTGGAGCTGAACCGGGCCGCAGCCCTGATTCTCGTCGGGGATTTCTCCCGCGCCGAGGACGCCGCCCGGCGCGCGCTCGATCTCGGGGTGGACGCACCCGAACTCGCCTGGTTCAACCTCGCCATCGCGCTGGAGCGCCAGGACCGCTTCGACGCGGCCTACGAGGCCTATCTCGAGGCCGCCGCCCTCGCCCC from Marinicauda algicola includes:
- a CDS encoding tetratricopeptide repeat protein, coding for MRDREAELRSARVVAATVKGAAGGLISALALGAAVALILGGPGFGQTVSAQSEPAPAIADAREECESGAHAPGGDARALGACDLLLRSGGLGEEARARVLTNRGVNLVRRGNARAAITDLDAAGELLPQSGAVELNRAAALILVGDFSRAEDAARRALDLGVDAPELAWFNLAIALERQDRFDAAYEAYLEAAALAPDNAQLQAQPARFLQHRPAG